One window from the genome of Actinoplanes teichomyceticus ATCC 31121 encodes:
- a CDS encoding non-ribosomal peptide synthetase: MLYHASFDDAAPDIYVIQQSQIIDGPLDTERFRRSWEVLLHRHAALRASFHRRKSGETVQLIPREVRLPWAERDLSGLPEKAALAEVGEIAAKERAERFDLTKPPLLRLMLIRLGPQRHCLVTTSHHLLMDGWSRAILESELLHVYASGGTVSGLPPAGSYRHYLSWLGRQDREAARSAWRAELSGADGSALGIAERPGKAPELPAREVLRHSPEFTSALVDFARRHGLTLNTLVQGAWAVVLARLARRTDVVFGATVSGRPAELPGVEQLVGLFINTVPVRVRLDAGQPVLEMLTELQKRQSALISHQHLGLPEIQKLGGASFDTIVVFENYVDPAAAPDSPRGLRLTLREFHQASPYAITLGVMPGESLETDVQYPPETLDARIAEEALYGLARVLEQIIAEPGAAVGRLDVVSAAGRQLTVERWNETGDAVDAPSPVDLFRRQVRRAPDATAVTAGDRAWSFKELDEWSGRLARALTDRGVRRGDRVGVMLERSAEVLAAWLGVWKAGAAFVPVDPGYPADRVEFMLADSAVAAVLCRESTAGAVPAGHELIDMDRVGEGVAAPVAIGADDLAYVMYTSGSTGKPKGVAVAHGGVAALAGDPVWEVGAGDAVLMHAPHTFDASLYDVWVPLVSGARVMLAEPGVVDAQRLAAHVADGLTAVNFTAGQFRALAQESPESFAGLRDVLAGGDVVPLGAVERVRQACPGLRVWHTYGPTETTLCATWKKIEPGDRLGSTLPIGRPLPGRRLYVLDVFLRPLPPGVAGDLYIAGAGVAQGYLGRPALTAERFVADPFAAGERMYRTGDVAYWTGDGELVFAGRADNQVKIRGYRVEPGEIETVLAEQPGVDQAVVLARDGRLIGYVVPGGEVDPVRLRERVARVLPEYMVPAAVMVLDALPVTPNGKLDREALPDPDFSRRVSGREPRTGVERALCGLFAEVLGLERVGVDDSFFELGGDSITSMQLAARARRDGMAFGAREVFQHRTPAGIAAIVDSGNEPAAGGDGEATWTPVRRFGLVDLDQQEVEELESEFGDR, from the coding sequence ATGCTCTACCATGCCTCGTTCGACGACGCGGCCCCCGACATCTACGTCATCCAGCAATCGCAGATCATCGACGGCCCTCTGGACACCGAGCGATTCCGGAGGTCCTGGGAGGTCCTTCTCCACCGGCACGCGGCGCTGCGAGCGAGTTTCCACCGCCGGAAGTCCGGTGAGACCGTCCAGCTGATCCCCCGTGAGGTCCGGCTTCCCTGGGCCGAACGTGACCTGTCCGGCCTGCCCGAGAAGGCGGCGCTGGCCGAGGTGGGCGAGATCGCGGCGAAGGAGCGCGCCGAAAGGTTCGACCTCACGAAGCCTCCCCTGCTGCGGTTGATGCTGATCCGCCTCGGCCCGCAGCGGCACTGTCTGGTGACCACGAGCCATCACCTGCTCATGGACGGGTGGTCGCGGGCCATCCTGGAATCGGAGCTGCTCCATGTCTACGCGTCCGGTGGCACCGTCTCGGGGCTGCCGCCCGCCGGCTCGTACCGTCACTATCTGTCATGGTTGGGTCGGCAGGACCGGGAGGCCGCCCGATCGGCATGGCGCGCGGAGCTGTCCGGCGCCGACGGATCCGCGCTCGGAATCGCGGAGCGGCCAGGGAAGGCTCCGGAGCTGCCGGCACGCGAGGTGCTCCGCCATTCACCGGAGTTCACGTCCGCTCTCGTGGACTTCGCCCGCCGCCACGGGTTGACGCTCAACACGCTGGTGCAGGGCGCCTGGGCGGTGGTGCTGGCCCGATTGGCGCGCCGCACGGACGTGGTGTTCGGCGCGACGGTGTCGGGACGCCCCGCGGAGCTGCCCGGCGTGGAACAGCTTGTGGGCCTGTTCATCAACACCGTGCCGGTGCGAGTCCGGCTGGACGCCGGGCAGCCGGTCCTGGAGATGTTGACGGAGCTGCAGAAACGGCAGTCCGCGCTGATCTCGCATCAGCATCTCGGATTGCCGGAGATCCAGAAGCTCGGCGGGGCGAGTTTCGACACGATCGTCGTCTTCGAAAACTATGTCGATCCGGCCGCGGCGCCGGATTCTCCGCGCGGCCTGCGCCTGACCCTGCGAGAGTTCCACCAGGCGTCGCCGTATGCGATCACGCTGGGAGTGATGCCGGGCGAGAGCCTCGAGACCGACGTGCAGTATCCCCCGGAGACGCTCGATGCCCGGATCGCCGAGGAAGCCCTGTACGGGCTGGCCCGCGTCCTGGAACAGATCATCGCCGAGCCGGGAGCGGCGGTGGGCCGCCTCGACGTGGTGAGTGCGGCCGGCCGGCAGCTGACCGTCGAGCGGTGGAACGAGACCGGCGACGCGGTGGACGCGCCGTCCCCGGTCGATCTCTTCCGCCGGCAGGTGCGGCGGGCACCCGACGCGACGGCCGTGACGGCCGGGGACCGGGCCTGGTCGTTCAAGGAGCTCGACGAATGGTCCGGCCGGCTGGCGCGGGCCCTGACGGATCGGGGTGTCCGGCGCGGCGACCGGGTCGGGGTGATGCTGGAGCGGTCGGCCGAGGTGCTGGCGGCATGGCTCGGGGTGTGGAAGGCGGGAGCCGCGTTCGTGCCGGTCGATCCGGGCTACCCGGCGGACCGGGTGGAGTTCATGCTGGCCGACTCCGCGGTCGCGGCGGTGCTGTGCCGGGAGTCGACCGCGGGTGCGGTGCCGGCGGGTCACGAGCTGATCGACATGGACCGGGTCGGCGAGGGCGTGGCCGCGCCGGTCGCGATCGGAGCCGACGATCTGGCGTACGTCATGTACACGTCCGGATCCACCGGCAAGCCCAAGGGCGTGGCCGTCGCGCACGGGGGTGTGGCGGCATTGGCCGGTGATCCGGTCTGGGAGGTGGGGGCCGGCGACGCGGTGCTGATGCACGCTCCGCACACCTTCGACGCGTCGCTCTACGACGTGTGGGTGCCGCTGGTCTCCGGCGCGCGGGTGATGCTCGCCGAGCCGGGCGTGGTCGACGCGCAGCGGCTCGCCGCACACGTGGCGGATGGTCTCACCGCGGTGAACTTCACCGCCGGTCAGTTCCGGGCGCTGGCACAGGAGTCGCCGGAATCCTTCGCCGGACTGCGCGACGTGCTCGCGGGTGGAGACGTGGTGCCGCTCGGCGCGGTGGAGCGGGTCCGGCAGGCGTGCCCCGGGCTACGGGTCTGGCACACGTACGGCCCGACGGAGACCACGCTGTGCGCGACGTGGAAGAAGATCGAGCCGGGTGACCGGCTGGGCTCGACGCTGCCGATCGGCCGGCCGCTGCCGGGCCGTCGGCTGTACGTGCTGGACGTCTTCCTGCGTCCGCTGCCGCCGGGCGTCGCGGGTGATCTCTACATCGCGGGCGCCGGCGTGGCCCAGGGCTACCTCGGGCGTCCGGCGCTGACCGCCGAGCGGTTCGTCGCCGACCCGTTCGCCGCGGGCGAGCGGATGTACCGGACCGGGGACGTGGCGTACTGGACCGGTGACGGCGAGCTGGTGTTCGCCGGGCGCGCCGACAACCAGGTCAAGATCCGTGGCTATCGGGTGGAACCGGGCGAGATCGAGACGGTGCTGGCCGAGCAGCCGGGCGTCGACCAGGCGGTGGTGCTGGCCCGCGACGGCCGTTTGATCGGCTACGTGGTGCCCGGCGGCGAGGTGGATCCGGTACGGCTGCGCGAGCGGGTCGCCCGGGTGTTGCCGGAGTACATGGTCCCGGCGGCGGTGATGGTCCTGGACGCCCTGCCGGTGACTCCGAACGGGAAGCTGGACCGGGAGGCTCTGCCGGATCCGGACTTCAGCCGACGCGTCTCCGGCCGGGAGCCGCGTACCGGGGTCGAGCGGGCGCTGTGCGGTCTCTTCGCCGAGGTGCTGGGTCTGGAACGGGTCGGGGTCGACGACAGCTTCTTCGAACTCGGCGGAGATTCGATCACCTCGATGCAGCTCGCCGCACGCGCCCGCCGCGACGGGATGGCCTTCGGCGCGCGAGAGGTGTTCCAGCACCGGACGCCGGCCGGGATCGCGGCGATCGTCGATTCCGGGAACGAGCCGGCGGCCGGTGGCGACGGCGAGGCGACGTGGACGCCGGTGCGGCGGTTCGGCCTCGTCGACCTGGACCAGCAGGAGGTCGAAGAACTCGAGTCCGAGTTCGGCGACCGTTGA
- a CDS encoding non-ribosomal peptide synthetase, with protein sequence MNSAAQATSTVPELLARQVTRAPDAVAVVDRDRVLTYRELDELAGRLSGRLIGRGVRRGDRVAVLLDRSADLVVTLLAIWKAGAAYVPVDAGYPAPRVAFMVADSGASRMVCSAATRDGVPEGIEAIVVTDEEAFEASAAGARPGDLAYVMYTSGSTGIPKGVAVPHRSVAELAGNPGWAVEPGDAVLMHAPYAFDASLFEIWVPLVSGGRVVIAEPGPVDARRLREAISSGVTRAHLTAGSFRAVAEESPESFAGLREVLTGGDVVPAHAVARVRSACPRVRIRHLYGPTETTLCATWHLLEPGDEIGPVLPIGRPLPGRRAQVLDASLRAVAPGVIGDLYLSGAGLADGYLRRAGLTAERFVADPSAPGARMYRTGDLAQWTADGALLFAGRADDQVKVRGFRIEPAEVEAALTAQPGVHEAVVRAVDGRLVGYVVAEGDAEPAVLRERVGAVLPEYMVPAAVITLDALPLTGNGKVDRAALPAPVFAADAPGREPGTEAERVLCGLLSEVLGLNRVGVDESFFELGGDSIAAIRLAARASRAGLLVTPAQIFKERTVARLAAVAGAVPAGPPVDRPLIALTAEEEVELAAAVPGAVEVWPLAPLQEGLLFQSTIDTEGLDIYQAQWILQLNAPLDVRRLRVAWEAVFARHAELRVSFVRLASGKTVQAAAGHVVLPWREVDLTDAGDVDAALQELAGREQEQRFDLARAPLFRLVLVRYGEDRHRLLVVHHHILTDGWSVAVILNEVAEAYAAGGRLPDRTGPVSYRNYLAWLDRQDREAARAAWRAELSGLDEPVPIARAAAGTGYEYRVAFLPADVCTRLTASVRDHGLTLNTVVQGAWAMVLSRLVRRTDVVFGTTVAVRPAELPGVESIPGLMMNTVPVRVTLDGGQSLLDLLTGLQRRQAALMPHQHLGLPEIQRTAGPGATFDTLLVFENYPRDFAGQFTYLGTIEGTHYPLTLGIIPGERLRIQLAYRHGQIEETLAASVLDGFVAALRAVAADPSGLVGRTGVGRGPVHGLAPALVAAESLPVLVGRVVEQRSHEVAVVDGDGELSFGQLWDQAVGLADLLTARGVGPECRVGVLVGRSAWWVVGMLGVSLAGGAFVPVDPAYPAERIRLILADADPALVVCAGKTREAVPAAFADRLLVVDEMDLTGGSAARLPRVRPGDAAYVIYTSGSTGRPKGVVVPHAGLGNLALAQIDRFGVSPSSRVLQFAALGFDAMVSEVLMALLSGARLVMAPEHQLPPRVSLAEALQRWDVTHVTVPPSVLATAEALPARLETVVVAGEACPPSLADRWSAGLRLVNAYGPTEATVCAAMSMPLVASRPVVPIGTPIAGGRCYVLDAFLRPLPPGLTGELYVAGIGLARGYLGRAALTAERFVADPFVPGERMYRTGDLAYRTGEGELVFAGRADDQVKVRGFRIEPGEVESALSGHPGVAQAAVIVRGDRLLAYVSPAGVDPQAVREDLASRLPPYMVPAVVVPLEALPTTPNGKIDRGALPDPDFAAGADVREPRTEVERALCDLFAEVLGLDRVGVTDSFFEVGGDSITSMQLVARARRAGLTFAAHDVFEERTPERLAQVAAQAPRPERGHMIGDGVGEVARTPVMRLLGDAVVAAGFAQWVVVAVPAGLGERALVAALTAVVDAHDMLRVRVDSGRLVVRARGSVDVAGAVERVEADTGEIDEVARRCAVAVAARLDPAAGVVVRAAWVDAGPDRSGRLVLAAHHLAVDGVSWRVLVPDLQAACEAVAAGRQPALEPVGVSFRRWADLLGQWAVSPERVGELARWRAVVGSGDRRIGEPGPSAGAVRSRSWVVSGSRAQVLVGRAPVVFFCGVHEVVLAGLAGAVARWHGGDVVLVDVEGHGRHPVGGLDLSRTVGWFTSVHPVRLDVAGIDWAGVLAGGPAAGELLKRVKEQSRAVPGDGLGYGLLRFLNDETGPVLAALPSPQIGFNFMGRHVAGVREWQPVGDVGGALGPGVGLPHVLDADAVVEDGPRGPLLRLVLSWPDGVLREDEVERLGRGWSDMLSGLAGQADDPSAGGHTASDFDLLDLDQDEIENFEAIAAEFGGGQES encoded by the coding sequence ATGAATTCCGCAGCGCAGGCCACATCGACGGTGCCGGAGCTGCTCGCCCGGCAGGTGACCCGGGCCCCCGATGCGGTGGCCGTGGTGGACCGGGACCGGGTTCTGACGTACCGGGAACTCGATGAGCTCGCGGGCCGGTTGTCCGGACGTCTGATCGGCCGGGGCGTCCGCCGCGGGGACCGCGTGGCGGTCCTGCTGGACCGTTCGGCGGACCTGGTGGTGACGCTGCTCGCGATCTGGAAGGCCGGGGCGGCGTATGTGCCGGTCGATGCCGGCTATCCCGCGCCGCGTGTGGCGTTCATGGTGGCGGACTCGGGAGCCTCCCGCATGGTGTGCTCGGCCGCGACGCGTGACGGCGTACCGGAGGGGATCGAGGCGATCGTCGTCACGGATGAGGAGGCGTTCGAGGCCTCGGCGGCCGGGGCGCGACCGGGAGATCTGGCGTACGTGATGTACACCTCCGGCTCGACCGGCATCCCGAAGGGCGTGGCGGTTCCGCATCGCAGCGTCGCGGAGCTGGCCGGGAATCCCGGCTGGGCGGTGGAGCCGGGCGACGCGGTCCTGATGCACGCGCCGTACGCCTTCGACGCGTCGCTGTTCGAGATCTGGGTGCCGCTGGTTTCCGGGGGCCGGGTGGTGATCGCCGAGCCGGGGCCGGTGGACGCCCGGCGCCTGCGGGAGGCGATCAGCTCCGGGGTGACCAGGGCGCATCTGACCGCCGGCAGCTTCCGCGCGGTGGCGGAGGAGTCGCCGGAGTCCTTCGCCGGGCTGCGCGAGGTGCTGACCGGCGGTGACGTGGTGCCGGCACACGCCGTGGCGCGGGTCCGCTCGGCCTGTCCCCGGGTGCGGATCCGGCACCTGTACGGCCCGACGGAGACGACGCTGTGCGCCACATGGCATCTTCTGGAGCCGGGGGACGAGATCGGCCCGGTGTTGCCGATCGGCCGTCCGCTCCCGGGCCGGCGCGCTCAGGTGCTCGACGCGTCGCTGCGGGCCGTGGCGCCGGGCGTGATCGGTGACCTGTACCTGTCCGGCGCCGGTCTGGCTGACGGCTACCTGCGCCGGGCAGGGCTGACAGCGGAGCGATTCGTGGCCGACCCGTCCGCGCCCGGGGCGAGGATGTACCGCACCGGCGACCTCGCGCAGTGGACCGCCGACGGTGCGTTGCTGTTCGCGGGCCGGGCCGACGACCAGGTGAAGGTTCGCGGCTTCCGGATCGAGCCGGCCGAGGTCGAGGCCGCGTTGACCGCGCAGCCGGGCGTCCACGAGGCCGTGGTCCGAGCGGTCGACGGGCGCCTGGTCGGCTATGTGGTGGCGGAGGGGGACGCGGAACCGGCTGTCCTGCGCGAGCGTGTCGGTGCGGTGCTGCCGGAGTACATGGTCCCGGCCGCGGTGATCACACTGGACGCGCTGCCGCTGACCGGCAACGGCAAGGTGGACCGGGCGGCTCTGCCGGCTCCGGTCTTCGCGGCGGACGCTCCGGGGCGCGAACCCGGCACCGAGGCGGAGCGCGTGCTGTGCGGGCTGCTGTCCGAGGTGCTCGGCCTGAACCGGGTCGGAGTCGACGAGAGCTTCTTCGAGCTGGGCGGAGACTCCATCGCGGCGATCCGGCTGGCGGCGCGTGCGTCCCGGGCGGGCCTGCTCGTGACGCCCGCCCAGATCTTCAAGGAGAGGACTGTCGCACGGCTGGCGGCCGTGGCGGGCGCTGTACCGGCCGGGCCACCCGTCGACCGCCCCCTCATCGCGCTGACCGCGGAGGAGGAGGTCGAGCTGGCGGCCGCCGTCCCGGGCGCGGTGGAGGTCTGGCCGCTGGCACCGCTGCAGGAGGGGTTGCTCTTCCAGTCGACCATCGACACCGAGGGCCTCGACATCTACCAGGCGCAGTGGATTCTCCAGCTGAACGCGCCGCTGGACGTGCGCCGGCTACGGGTCGCGTGGGAAGCGGTCTTCGCGCGGCACGCCGAGCTTCGAGTGAGCTTCGTCCGGCTGGCGTCCGGGAAGACGGTGCAGGCCGCCGCCGGGCACGTCGTCCTGCCGTGGCGGGAGGTGGATCTGACCGATGCGGGCGATGTCGACGCGGCCCTGCAGGAGCTGGCCGGGCGGGAGCAGGAACAGCGCTTCGACCTTGCCCGCGCGCCGTTGTTCCGGTTGGTGCTGGTCCGGTACGGCGAGGACCGGCACCGGCTGCTGGTCGTCCATCACCACATCCTGACCGACGGTTGGTCGGTGGCGGTCATCCTCAACGAGGTGGCCGAGGCCTATGCGGCCGGTGGGCGGCTGCCCGACCGGACGGGTCCGGTGTCCTATCGGAACTACCTGGCCTGGCTGGACCGGCAGGACAGGGAGGCGGCGCGCGCGGCCTGGCGGGCCGAGCTGTCCGGCCTCGACGAGCCCGTGCCGATCGCCAGGGCGGCCGCCGGGACCGGGTACGAATACCGTGTCGCGTTCCTGCCGGCGGATGTCTGCACGAGGCTGACGGCGTCGGTCCGTGACCACGGGCTGACGCTGAACACGGTGGTGCAGGGCGCGTGGGCGATGGTGCTGTCGCGACTTGTCCGGCGTACCGATGTGGTATTCGGCACCACGGTGGCCGTCCGTCCCGCGGAGCTCCCGGGCGTGGAGTCGATACCGGGCCTGATGATGAACACGGTGCCGGTCCGGGTGACGCTGGACGGTGGGCAATCGCTCCTCGACCTGCTCACCGGCCTGCAGCGGCGGCAGGCGGCCCTGATGCCGCACCAGCATCTGGGGCTGCCGGAGATCCAGAGGACGGCCGGGCCGGGCGCGACGTTCGACACGCTGCTGGTGTTCGAGAACTACCCGCGGGATTTCGCCGGCCAGTTCACCTACCTGGGCACGATCGAGGGGACGCACTATCCGCTCACCCTCGGCATCATCCCGGGAGAGCGTCTCAGGATCCAGCTCGCCTACCGGCACGGGCAGATCGAGGAGACCCTCGCCGCGTCGGTCCTGGACGGGTTCGTCGCAGCTCTCCGCGCGGTGGCCGCCGACCCGTCCGGGTTGGTGGGCCGGACCGGTGTGGGCCGCGGCCCGGTGCACGGCTTAGCCCCGGCACTGGTGGCGGCGGAGTCGCTGCCCGTGCTGGTGGGGCGGGTGGTGGAGCAGCGGTCGCACGAGGTGGCCGTGGTGGACGGCGACGGCGAACTGTCCTTCGGGCAGTTGTGGGACCAGGCGGTGGGCTTGGCGGACCTGCTGACGGCACGTGGAGTGGGACCCGAGTGCCGGGTGGGTGTGCTGGTGGGGCGGTCGGCGTGGTGGGTGGTCGGGATGCTGGGCGTCTCGCTGGCGGGTGGCGCCTTCGTCCCGGTGGATCCGGCGTACCCGGCCGAACGCATCCGGCTGATCCTGGCCGACGCCGATCCCGCGCTCGTGGTGTGTGCGGGGAAGACCCGCGAGGCGGTGCCCGCGGCGTTCGCGGATCGGCTGCTGGTGGTCGACGAGATGGATCTGACCGGGGGATCGGCGGCTCGATTGCCGCGGGTACGTCCGGGTGACGCGGCATATGTGATCTATACGTCGGGGTCGACGGGCAGGCCGAAGGGGGTCGTCGTCCCGCACGCGGGACTGGGGAACCTGGCGCTGGCGCAGATCGACCGGTTCGGTGTGTCGCCGTCGTCCCGGGTCCTGCAGTTCGCGGCGCTGGGCTTCGACGCGATGGTGTCGGAAGTGTTGATGGCGTTGCTGTCCGGGGCGCGGCTGGTGATGGCGCCGGAACACCAGCTGCCGCCGCGCGTGTCGCTGGCCGAGGCGCTGCAGCGGTGGGATGTCACGCACGTGACCGTTCCGCCGTCGGTGCTGGCCACGGCGGAGGCGTTGCCGGCCCGGCTGGAGACCGTGGTGGTGGCCGGGGAGGCATGTCCGCCAAGCCTGGCGGACCGCTGGTCGGCGGGTCTGCGGCTGGTCAATGCGTACGGGCCCACCGAGGCCACGGTGTGCGCGGCGATGAGCATGCCGCTGGTGGCGAGCCGGCCCGTGGTCCCGATCGGGACGCCGATCGCCGGGGGACGCTGCTATGTGCTGGACGCGTTCCTGCGGCCGCTGCCGCCGGGCCTCACCGGTGAGCTGTACGTGGCCGGGATCGGGCTGGCTCGCGGGTATCTGGGACGGGCCGCGTTGACGGCCGAGCGGTTCGTCGCCGACCCGTTCGTCCCGGGTGAGCGGATGTACCGGACCGGAGATCTGGCGTACCGGACCGGCGAGGGTGAGCTGGTGTTCGCCGGGCGTGCCGACGACCAGGTGAAGGTTCGTGGATTCCGGATCGAGCCCGGTGAGGTCGAGTCGGCCCTGTCCGGTCACCCCGGGGTTGCCCAAGCCGCGGTGATCGTGCGCGGTGACCGCCTACTGGCCTATGTGTCGCCGGCTGGCGTCGATCCGCAGGCGGTGCGCGAAGACCTCGCATCGCGGTTGCCGCCGTACATGGTGCCCGCGGTGGTGGTGCCGCTGGAGGCGTTGCCCACCACCCCGAACGGGAAGATCGACCGGGGCGCGCTGCCTGATCCCGACTTCGCGGCCGGGGCAGATGTCCGGGAGCCGCGCACCGAGGTCGAGCGGGCGTTGTGCGATCTCTTCGCCGAGGTGCTCGGTCTGGACCGGGTCGGCGTCACCGACAGCTTCTTCGAGGTGGGCGGCGACTCCATCACCTCGATGCAGTTGGTGGCACGGGCCCGGCGTGCGGGTCTGACGTTCGCCGCGCACGACGTGTTCGAGGAGCGGACCCCGGAGCGGCTCGCGCAGGTGGCGGCGCAGGCGCCGCGGCCGGAACGCGGCCACATGATCGGCGACGGTGTGGGCGAGGTGGCGCGGACGCCGGTCATGCGGTTGCTGGGCGATGCGGTGGTGGCCGCGGGATTCGCGCAGTGGGTCGTGGTCGCCGTGCCCGCAGGGCTCGGGGAGCGCGCGTTGGTGGCGGCGTTGACGGCGGTGGTGGACGCGCACGACATGCTGCGGGTGCGGGTGGACTCGGGGCGGTTGGTGGTGCGCGCCCGTGGGTCGGTCGATGTGGCCGGTGCGGTGGAGCGGGTCGAGGCCGACACCGGCGAGATCGACGAGGTGGCGCGTCGCTGTGCGGTGGCGGTGGCCGCACGGCTGGACCCCGCTGCCGGTGTGGTGGTGCGGGCGGCGTGGGTGGACGCCGGCCCGGATCGCTCCGGCCGCTTGGTGCTGGCCGCGCATCACCTGGCCGTCGACGGAGTGTCGTGGCGTGTTCTGGTACCGGACCTGCAGGCGGCGTGTGAGGCGGTGGCCGCCGGGCGGCAGCCGGCCCTGGAACCGGTGGGAGTGTCGTTCCGGCGGTGGGCGGACCTGTTGGGGCAGTGGGCGGTTTCGCCGGAGCGGGTGGGGGAGTTGGCGCGATGGCGGGCGGTGGTGGGTTCCGGGGACCGGCGGATCGGTGAGCCCGGCCCGTCCGCCGGGGCCGTGCGTTCCCGCTCGTGGGTGGTGTCGGGGTCACGGGCTCAGGTGCTGGTGGGACGCGCGCCGGTGGTGTTCTTCTGCGGGGTCCATGAGGTCGTGCTGGCCGGACTGGCGGGCGCGGTGGCACGGTGGCACGGCGGGGATGTGGTCCTGGTCGATGTCGAGGGTCACGGCCGTCACCCGGTGGGCGGACTGGACCTGTCCCGGACGGTGGGTTGGTTCACCAGCGTCCACCCGGTGCGGCTGGATGTCGCCGGCATCGACTGGGCGGGCGTGCTGGCCGGTGGACCGGCGGCCGGGGAGCTGTTGAAAAGGGTCAAGGAGCAGTCGCGGGCGGTGCCCGGCGACGGGCTCGGTTACGGGTTGCTGCGTTTTCTCAACGACGAGACGGGCCCGGTACTGGCGGCGTTGCCATCGCCGCAGATCGGATTCAACTTCATGGGACGGCATGTGGCCGGTGTGCGGGAGTGGCAGCCGGTCGGGGATGTGGGCGGCGCGCTGGGCCCGGGCGTCGGGTTGCCGCATGTCCTCGACGCCGACGCGGTGGTCGAGGACGGCCCCCGGGGCCCGCTGCTGAGGTTGGTGCTGAGCTGGCCGGACGGTGTGCTGCGGGAGGACGAGGTCGAGCGGCTGGGCCGCGGTTGGTCGGACATGTTGTCCGGACTGGCCGGCCAGGCAGATGATCCGTCGGCGGGGGGACACACCGCGTCCGATTTCGACCTCCTCGACCTGGACCAGGACGAGATCGAGAACTTCGAAGCAATAGCGGCCGAATTCGGTGGAGGTCAGGAATCGTGA